Genomic segment of Leopardus geoffroyi isolate Oge1 chromosome B2, O.geoffroyi_Oge1_pat1.0, whole genome shotgun sequence:
gaacgggggaggggcagagagagagggagacacagaatcggaaacaggctccaggctctgagccatcagcccagagcctgacgcagggctcgaactcacagaccgcgagatcgtgacccggctgaagtcggacgcttaaccgactgcgccacccaggcgccccaggagtgtATATTTTATCGTTTAAAAGGGAGTAttggtataaaaaataaaaggaagtattcattaattcctactttcttgagtaTTTCATCAGGTGTGGATGTTGATTTCTGTTGTGAGTTCCTTCAGTATCTATGGAGATAATTATGATTTTCCCCCATAGATCTGTTAATATGCAGTATTATGTTAATGGATTTCCTAATATTGAACAAATCTTGCATTCCTTGAATAACTCCCACTTTTGTCATGATATATTACTTTCCTTAATGTGATGTTGGATTTTTGTTAGTACTTTTCACTTTAATACTGGGCTACAAAACATCTTTGTACTCTTTGTCAGGTTAATTGTCAATGTTAAACtattttcacaaaaaaattagaagttttgttcatttttaagcgCTCTGGGAGATATTTATGAAACATTAGGTTTATTTGGTCTTTGTAAGTTTGTTAGAATACTCTTCTGAAATAATCTAGgtgcaggagtgcctgggtggctcagtcggttgagtgtccaactttggctcaggtcatgatctcacagttcgtgagtaaaaaaaaaaaaaaaaaaaaaaaaaaatttaatgatctAGGTCCAGTGCTTTTTTGTGGGGTAATTCCTTAACAACTTTGTTTATTCTGTGCATATTAGTGTTCTAaaactttctgtctctgaagGGGGTGATTTTGGTAAATTGTATTTCACGAGGAAACAGTCTGTTTCATAGACTATCACATTTATTTGTGCAGAAGTCTGCAAAGTGATCTGGTATGTGTATGTGGGggcagggtttgtttgttttagctattatttattcCTTACTTTGTAAGCGTGTACTTTCTCCCTTGTTTCCTGATAAAGTTAGCTAGTAGTTTATCAGTTCTTTACGTTTTTTCCAAAGTAAGATTTTGATTTATAATTAGgttgtttttctcttcagtttcctgatttccgtctttaattttattttcttccttaatttcttttgatttaccttttttttttttagcttttttgagCTGAGAATTTAGTTTGttcatgtaattctttttatcgatgtaaaaatatttaaaactatgaatATTCCTTGGTCACTGCTTTAAATTTATTCCATAGATTATAATCTGTAATATTGTTAATTGTCACTatttagaaattttgttttgtctccccatttgctgaagagttgttttattagtttatttttccccatttaggaggggcttttttaatttgatgtttcaataaatttttagtttgatgtcacTTTATGGAACTTACTGATGCTCTCTTTGTGACCTACTATATGACAGAATTCTGTGACTGAttcatgtgtgcttgagaagaaagTTTATTTCCTGTTATTAGGAGATAACTATCCTTAGCTATCCGTAAGATTTACTTACTAATTCGATCAAGTTTTCCGCATCATAACTTATTTTTGTTCTACTTTGTATGTCCATTTACTGACCGTGGAATGTTAAGTTTTCTTATTAATAATGTGTGTATCTCTATTTCTTGTTATGTATTGTGGTTTTTGCTTGATGAGGTTGACTGCTGTGTGATTTGGTGCAAAACCATAACTGTTACAAGTCAAGCTATAGTATATGGGTTTCAACATTAAAAGGTGCCCTTTATCACGTTTCATGTTTTTTGGCCGAATTCTCTTCctgatatcttaaaaaaaaaaacaaacaaaccctacttttattgtttctatttgcCCCGTGTCCTTTTTTCTGTCCCTGTGTTTTCAGCCTTTTCAAATCTTTGTTTTAGGTGTCTCTTGTGTttagcatatagttgggtcttgcttcTTGAGccacagtaaaaattttttaatgggtgagtgagtcggttaagcgtccaattcggctcaggtcatgatttcacacctcgtgggtttgagccccgcatcaggctctatactgacagcccagggcctggagcctgcttcgaattctgtgtctcttactcctattaagataataaatgtatttattttaaatattacaatatttaatattttattcaataaaaataataaatttttaaaacaattttaatgggTGAGTAAAACTCCTCATTTATTGATATGATTGATGTGTTTGGTCTCAGCGTGatcatattatttattcttgttttttcaaCTGCTTgttgcttttcattaaaaaaaaatctatggggcgcctgggtggcgcagtcggttgagcgtccgacttcagccaggtcacgatctcgcagtccgggagttcgagccccgcgtcgggctctgggctgatggctcagagcctggagcctgtttccgattctgtgtctccctctctctctgcccctcccccgttcatgctctgtctttctctgtcccaaaaataaataagcgttgaaaaaaaaaaataataataaaaaaaaaaaatctagaatgtttcatttttgttataatGGCTACCTTGGAACATAGATCTTTGTAATGCCTTggtaccattttctttttcttttttcttttcgtagttttttttttttttttaagttttatttatttatttttgacacagagagagagtgggaaggaaggagagagaggaagaaagagaatctcaagctgataggacacagcctgatgtggggctcaaactcacaccatgagatcatgacctgagcagaatccaagagtcagacgcttaactgactgagccccccaggcacccccttggtACCATTTTCTTATTTAGCCTTTAATTATCTGGTTTTTCAGGTTTTGGTAGTATCCCTTAACTCTCACCTGCCATTAATACAATAATCAGTGaggttatataatttttttgtttcttttcctagtttttagTTGAATTACGTCTATTTTACTAGaatgtgaaatatttaagaagactGCTAATTCAGCAACACTTTACCACTTTTGTCATTGTGGTAAAGTTTTGtggcattgtttttctttttttgttttttctttaatgtttgtttattttgagagagatcgagTACATGctcccaagcaggggaggggcagagagagggagagagagaatcccaagcaggctctgatctgtccgtgcagagcccgacacggggctcagtcccacaagccatgagatcatgacctgagccggaatccagtaggatgcttaacctaagactgagccacccaggggcccctagatggtatttttattttccttttttctaaaaaacTTTTTCCATCATCTTGAAGGACCTTACattcctctctgctccttttctccttcatggTGCAGCCCAGAAGGttcctgtcctttcctttttactttcctGAAGGATCGCCACCCTGGGACTGCCTCTTAAGTGTGTGCAGGCTGAGtcccttccttctgtcctgcTCTGATCAGAgcttgaagaaaacattttctacttGGAGTGAGTTGTGTCCGTCGTAGACTGGTTCCAGCACCCCGGCCGGCCCGAAGCCTGCGTCTTCAGCCGGCCCTGCTCCCCTCGCCCTGCTGTCCTGGCCCTGCTCCCCTCACCCTGTCCCTGCTCCCCTCGGCCCTGCCTCCCCTGGCCCTGCTTCTCTTGGGCCTGCTCCCCTCATCCTGGCTCTGCTCCCCTCAACTCTGCTCCCCTCGCCCTGGCCCTGCTCCCCTTGGCCCTGCCTCCCCTGGCCCTGCTCCCCTCGCCCTGGCCCTGCTCCACTCGGTGGCTTGCCGCTGAGAGCTCACCCGAGGCATTTGGGGAAGGGGTGTGTTTGTTCGGTGCATTTGTTCTTGTCCTTACAGAGCTAGAGGCATGCCGGGGCGGTGTGGGTGTGCGTGTGGGTGTCTGCAGCACCGATACCCCCTCTCTAACTCTCTTTTCTTTCCGTGTTCTGTGTAGTTCTTCCAGAagcattctgttctttttccatctttaatCCGTTTTCTGCCCCTCGACCGAAGTTAGCATGAAGCCCTTGTCATGGAAGCGCATAGGTTTTTCTGAAAAATCTAGTTGAACTACGACCTACGGCTTCCCTGACCTCTCGTTTTGGCCCGTGTGGGGTTCAGGTCGGGGGCTGCTAAAgggaacaacagcaacaacaacaacatcaacatcAACAGAAATTGGGTTGTGCTTGAAGTTCCCGTCTTTCCTGACCTGCGTGCCGTTTCCTTTCCAGAGTCCTCGGGCAGCTGGCCTGTGCTTCCTGGCCAGGTTTCACGAAGATTCCGAGGGGGGCCGAGGATGGCCTGTGTTTACCCCGTCTTACCTGGAGCCAGAGCCAGGAAATAGGTCGTCTGCGTGGTGGCAGCTCTGGACGAGTGTCATGCAGAGCCTCTGCCCAGCCCGTGTGTTGTCTGGGTCTGAGCACTTCCGCTCTGGCTTCTGATCCCTGGTGGCAGCAGGACCCTCGAGGGACCTGAAGCCTCAGTGGCCCGGAAATGGCAGGTCCAGGCTGCTGAGGGAAGGAGTCGGGGACCGGCCTGGGCACTCTAACTCTCGTGCCTGTCAAGTGCCCGTCATCGGCCGCCTCCTGAGTTGCATGCGGCTGAAACAGAAGGCGGCTAGGGCCGGTGTAGACTCTCGATGccccagagcctgaggcctgcccGCAGCACCGAGTAAAGTTGGGCCTTGTTGCTGTGCAGGTTGTCCCCACGGCCGCGGATGGGGCGGCCTGCGTTCCTGCGGCCAGGGTGTCACCTTTGCGTGTGTCTCTCCTGAGATTTGGCCTTGGGGGCCCTTCCCCTCCATGTCAGAACCCCGAAGAGGACGTAGATTATGCAGATGGTTTTCAGATTCTTGTCCCCTTTCTGGAGAGCCACACGGGATGGGTTAGGACGATTCATCTCTCAGGACTCAGTGTAAGGGCTTGTGGGAGAACACCCTTAAGTTTTCTTAAGGAAACTTTACCCATTTTCGGAGTCGTCGAGTGAAACGCTCTAGGGCCAAGTCCACTCGCTTGTGACCGTCCCTGTCATACCCTCATGTCTTACAGAAGGCCGGCTGCCGAGAGAGACCGGATTTGCGGGGCCAGGAAGCCAGGCGCTCTCCCAGCTAGCTCCCAGGTAAGCCGCCGTGTCTGGGCCTCAGCAACGTGCGTCCTGTCTCCGGGACTGAGCCCAGGCACAGCGGCACTCggcccccttcctctcccacgGGGACACAACAGttacggggggagggggggggcagggggagtggcgCATGCACCGGAGGTGCCTGGTAAGCACCTGCCACACGGCAGAAAGCGCACGGGAGAAAGCGTGTGTGCACGGGAGAAAGCGCACACACGACACCCAGATATCCTTGTCGCGCTCCAGCCAGAGGCCTCAACGACCCGAGTACATCACGTATCAGAAGATGGCAGGCGCggtggagaaaagcaaaaaagggGTTGGGAAGCCGGGAGCGTGCGGGCAGCTCCCTGCTTTAAACGCGGGGGTCAGGAGAGGCCTCCTGGGAAAGAGAcattggaagaaacagaggaattgAGAGGGCGCCGGGCACAccccaggaggagaggaagagagctaGGGACCAgaccgggaggggcagaggccctGGGGAGCGTGGGTGAGGACAGCCCGGAGGCCATGTGGCCAGGTGGGGACCTGCGGGGAGCAGGCCGGTGAGAGAGCAGGTGGGGTAGGCCGCGGGGTCAGCAGAGCCGCAGACTGTTCGTCGGGGGCACAGAGGACTTGCCCTGTTGTCTGggctttttctttgtatctttttagagagagtgtgagaggagaggggccagacagggagagagagtcccaagcaggctccgccgggcttgatctcaagacgctgggatcatgaccccgagtcatgacctgagcagaaaccaagagtcagaggcttaaccgaccgagccccccaggcgcccccacgttCTGTTGTTTTAACACGAGTTCCGCTGGCCGCGGAGTGGAGAGTCTGAGTGTAGGAGGTGGTGACGGGAGGGTGGCCTGAGTTCTGGGGCTACCGTGACGAAGTGCCACAGACTGAGTGGTGTAAAgagcaaatttattttctcccgGTTCTGGAGGCTGACGGTCCAAGATCCAAGCGTCGGGCTTGGTTTCTTCCGAGACGTCTCCTTGGCTCGCAGCCGGCGAGAGAGGCAGCTGGGTTCTCGTTCTGAGAATGGAGCCAGCGAGTCTGCTGATGGCTCCGTTGTGGGGTGTGAGGGAGAAGGTCACAGGAGGACTCCAAGGCTTTGGCCGAGGACCTGAAAGAACAGGAACGGAGATCGGGCGGACGGGGGCGGAGGAGGCCGGTCTGTGCACCACCGCCCCGCCTGTGCCGAACTTGTCTTTGACGGTCAGTAAGGCGGGAGCAGACACGAGGCGTTTCGTTGCAAACCCTACTGAATAAGAAGCTCCTTTGTGACACTTCAGGCTTTGGGGGTCAACGAAGGCAGCCCCAGGCTACTTGGTGCTTCGTGCgctgtgtgttgttgttgttgttggtagtTTCTGGATCACTCTTTCCGAAGAGGCCCCCGGTCCCTCCGTGACCGCGTAAGTGTCCCGCTGCAGACACCCGCTTAGCGCTCCGAGACACGCGCGCAGGAGTCAGCGAGGTGACCTCTGGCGCTCGGCGCGCTGGTAAATAATAGGAGTATTCATTCTCTCGTGAGGACAGAAATGGGCTCACCTTGAAGATATTTTACTGGGTGGCAGAGGTCCATTTGATGGATCAGGTTGGTGACCTTGTTCCCTAGGGTACCCATCATCAAACGATCTGGGAGTGTAAGGAATTCTTAACGCTACCGCGAGAGTCATCTGGAACTTGTAGTTTGGACCCCCAAAAATGTCACGTCTGGAACGGCTTTGACGATCACGGTGACGTGATAGATTTTTTGAAATCGGAGGTGTACACTTAACCGTATTTAGCATAAGCGTGCTGTCTCTTGTTCAAGCtcacctccttcccctgctccgAGCCATTGACTTCACTGCTCTGGTAGCCGTGCGTCACgtttctgtctcattctgtccTCCTGCTGTGGTTTCAGCATTACATTTCTTGTGGACCCGTGTCTGCACTCGAGAAACCGCACTCACTACTCCCACCCCATTCCGTTTTCTCTCATCCCCTAAACCTAAACATTAGAACTTTTTTGAGCTGACATTTGAAGCCGTGGTATTTCTTCTTATGTTTatgaatagcttttttttttctatcacaacAGCCGTCTCCGTGCCCTGCACATGGAGAGCTTACCGAATTGTTGCAGGGAAATTGGAAAACTGATTAGCAGACTGATGACACAGAAAGCCCTCCACCTTCTAGATCCTTTTGACTCCTTGTTTCGTCTGAATTCAGGTGGCCACTGCTGCTGCCGCTTCTGGAGCTGTTGTGTTTTGGGTTCTGGTCCGTTACGCCTACTAGCGTGCGATACTCAACCCTCCTGCTGTTTTCGTGTCACCTGAGTGTGCGGGTGCCCAGTCCTACGCGTCACAGCTGAGGAACCATGGACTCTGTCCCCAGAAGAGTGTACATACACCAAATAACCTTTGCATCAACGTTTTCGTAGGTTACTTTAGGTGTCTGTGGATGCAAAATAACTTCTGTTCTAGCTTTGAGCACCTATTATGCGCTATGAGGAGCTGTTAGGCCTCTTGATTATTCGGTTGaagtgaggggaaggggaagaaccCTGGTTTTGAGATCACCCAGGTTCATAACAGAAATAATCCTGACCGGTCTTTTCCTCAGATGTGTCACTGACCGGTTTCgtattagaaaagaggaaaactaactggggcacctgggtggctcagtcggttgagcgtccaccttcggctcaggtcatgatctcacagtccgtgagttcgagccccgtgtcaggctctgtgctgacagctcggagcctggagcccgcttcggattctgtgtctccctctctctccgcccctcccctgctcgagctctgtctctctgtcccaaacataaataaaaacattaaaaaaatttttttttttctttaaaaaaagaaaagaggaaaactaaCTGATTTCAACCCTTGTGAAAACTAGAGCACTTATGGACTCTGATGGagaatttctgtcttttttgcaGTGATTTTTAACTTTGAACATTCTTTTCTTAGTCACAGGAATATagataatatttcttctttgtctcaCAGGGTTGAAAATCCCAAGTAAGGAATTAGTGTATAGGATGCTGGAAACTTGTAGTGACGAACTGCTCATGACTGAAGGGCCTAGAACAGATGCATCTTTCAAGTTCTTACCAAGAAAACAGCTATGAAGAAAATGATGGGTCAAGAAGACCAGTGGAAAACTCCCTAGGAGAGAGCCATAGAAAATGTGCGCTTCGGAAGAGAGATATAATCAGAGAACtcagaaaaggaaactatatCATGTATGCCCTCAGAAGGgtaaaaagatttttattcatGTGCACGAGATTACGCAAATAGATGATCAGCTATACCAGTGCCTTGAACGTGAGCAAAACTTGTGTGAACGCTTAGCTCTTATTATGTGTGAGAGATcccacactggggagaaaccTTACAGATGTGATATGTGTGAGAAAACCTTCGTCCAAAGCTCAGAGCTGCTTTCACACCAGAGGGTCCACAATTACGAGAAACCTTATAAATGCAGCAAATGCGAGAAGAGCTTCTGGCATCACTTAGCCCTCTCGGGACACCAGAGGACACACGCAGGTAAAAAATTCTATACCTGTGACATCTGTGGCAAGAATTTCGGCCAGAGCTCCGACCTGCTTGTCCACCAGCGAAGCCATACAGGCGAGAAGCCGTATCTGTGTAGCGAGTGTGATAAATGCTTCAGTCGAAGCACGAACCTCATAAGGCACCGAAGAACTCACACGGGTGAGAAGCCGTTTAAGTGTCTGGAGTGTGAAAAGGCTTTTAGTGGGAAGTCAGACCTCATCAGCCACCAGAGAACTCATACTGGCGAAAGGCCCTATAAATGCAACAAGTGTGAGAAAAGTTACCGACACCGTTCAGCCTTCATTGTTCATAAAAGAGTTCACACTGGGGAGAAGCCCTATAAGTGTGGCGCCTGTGAGAAGTGCTTTGGCCAGAAATCAGACCTGATTGTACATCAGAGAGTCCATACGGGCGAGAAGCCGTATAAGTGCTTGGAGTGCATGAGAAGCTTCACGCGGAGCGCTAACCTGATCAGGCATCAGGCAACTCACACTCACACTTTCAAATGCCTCGAATATGAGAAAAGCTTCAGCTGTGGCTCAGACCTTATTGtgcatcagagaattcacatGGACGAGAAACCGCCCCAGTGGTCTACATGTGAGGGTGGCTTCCTCCTAGGCATGGACTTCGTGGCCCAGCAGAAAATGCGAACTCAGACCGAAGAGCTGCGTTACAAGTACAGCGTGTGCGATAAAAGCTTCCACCAGAGCCCAGCCCTTCTGCAACATCAGACAATCCACATCGGTGAAAAACCGTATATCTGTAATATGGGTGACAAGGGTCTTGAGCTCAGCCCTCCCCATGCATCCGAAGCCTCACAGATGTCTTGATCAGACAGGGAGTTATAATCCCATAGAAGGTGTATGTACGTGTCCGAGAACTCACAAGATAAAGGACTCTAGGCGAATCTCAGACTCTCCTCGGAGCTCAGGCTTCCGTGGGGACCAGAGAATGCAACTGTGGGAAGTTGAGAAATGGTTTGCCCAGAGAGCTACCCTAGCAGGACACTTTTATCAGTCACTCGAgtgagaaaccttacaaatgccCTGAGTTTTGGAAAACCCGTAGTCCAAGCTCACAGCTGATCACCCACGAGGGGATTCGTACAGGTGGGAGACCTTGCAAATGCAGTGAGTGTGAGAGAACTTTCTAGCGGTGCCCGCCCCCCCCTCATCCCACGAGAATTCACACCAGAGGACTTTCTAAATGCCCTCCGTGTCAACAGAGCTTCAGACAGTACGCACATCGCATCGGATGTCGGAAAGCCCACAGCGGGGAGAAACCCCAGCGAGTGTGTAAAAAGCTTCTAACAGAACTGTGACTTTTTTTACTCTTCAGAGAAGCCATACTGGTGAACGTGTGTCTATTTGTCTTGAATGTGGCAAATCCATTCATTGGGAGAGCCTCCTTGGGTTTGCACCAAAGAAACCCAATCTGAGGAGGGACCTTACAGAGTCTCTGAATGAGAAAAACTTCTGTCAGTGATCCGCTCTTGTGGTATCCCGGGGCACTCACACAAGTGAAAAAGCCCCTGGAGTCTGAAAAAAGCCTTGTCAGAAACTCTCCTACCTTATCGGGTCCCAAAGAACGTACTCTGCAGAGAACTTTTTGCCAGTGAGAGATCTAATTGTGTGGACTGTGTACATATAATAGGTATGAAGAGAACTGTTCTCGTAGTTAGTTGACCCATATGGTAGAGATGACTTTTAATGGAGTCAGTATGTAAACAGTTTTTAGATCCCCAGGAGCTCGTTCTGGGAGGAGTGAGGGCAGATCGCGGTAGGCCTCATGGGTAACTCAGGTAAAGATGCTTTTCTTTTATCTGAACCACTTAATGATTACTTTCGCTTTTTACAATTTGGAAATCCAATAAAGGAAAGGACCGTAACCTTGTGATAGAAGGTGTGACCTGTGTTACTGTTGGGGGAAAGGATTGTATTGACTTTGCCTCTGTCCCGTTTTTATTCTTGACCAGAATGGGGACTAGCGTGTTGATAGTAGCCTGGGAACCATTTGCTAGTAGTGAAAAGAATTGAACGGCCAGGGAGTAGTGACCCTAGATCGAAACTGTCCCCCCAGGTTCCTCCTTCGGAGGGCCAACCTCATAAAAGAGGCAGAATAGTCAGCTTTTGTATTTTAGTGTGAGTTAAGGCATCCCCTCAAAAGTTTCCTTTCCCTGAAATACCTTTGAAATGATCGCTGGTTTTCGAAATCTCCGCTTTAGAGATTGATTTCTTTCCAACTCGGAAGTGCAAATTTCAGCAGAACCGTCATGACGTTGCTAGCGTGCACGTTGTTGGGACCTTATCACGTCTCTTTCCGTGATGAGACCTGCTCTTCAGATCCTCGCAGGCTGATTaagggaaaccaaaagaaaggtTTAAGCCTGAGCAGGcacagaaaagaacacagaatgaTGCGTTATTAATGGAGGAGCTAAACTTCTTGATTCTGATTATCCCGACTCCAAAGCTGGTGTTCTTTTCACTCTGTTACCCTGCTGTTGGTAGCAAATCAAGCCCCATAATGATACGCTTTTCGTTTATTTCAGTTCTGCCAAGAAAAGAGAATACTTTTTATTCCCAGGGAAAGGATTGCAGTCACCACAACACAAGGTATCTGTTTGGCTTGGAATGTAGGATTCTAAATGCTAGAAGGGAAAAGTAGTTGGCAAATTCATCAGAGGTTTAAGGATGAGCACGTATCTGCAATTTACTAGATAATTATGATTATCTTTAACATTCTCTAGAAATACTATAATTAATCCAGGGATTATTAATGGACAGTTCTGagagtttttttccttctctcagattAAAAGACATTTAATATAAATCCTTAAGATTCCGCCAGTATTTGGGACTATAGACTGATGAGTCAGTATGTTGTTGCTAGTCTGGGTTCTCTGGTTTATTTTAACAAATCCCCGAACTCCAGAGAGTGTTGGCATTCGGACTCATGGGTGGCCAGTGGCTACCTTGTGTGTGGCTCTAAGCTTTGATCCTAATGACTGGTTGATGATCTTGATAATCTTAGGGTCAGTGGATAGAGCATATAGTGACAATAAGGAATCTGATTCTAggggattttttgtttgtgttttcgtttttgcttttttgttttttttgtgtttgaaaaCAATTGCTGGAAGTTTATTCGATCTGATGTGTTTTAGTAATTTTCATACACAGCTCTTACACCATGAAAAGTGGCCCAGTGTGACAAAACACGCAAGatgtatttgtttctctttggtgCAAATCATGCCCGTCACTAGTATATGTTTGACAGTTGTAATACTTAAAATAGTATTGGGCGTATGGCCTGGTGGTGATGACAGTTAGTCCGTATGGCTACTTGTTAGTCATTAGAACttggagaaggggacagagttTGTATCGTCGCCAGGGCAGTGACTCGCCCCTTCTTTCAACTAATCTTACCGGTAATTGTCTCTCGTCTTTAAGTAAGTTAAGGATGGACCATCCCTCAAAAGGAGAACATTAGGAGTATGAGACAGGTCTGAGGGTGAGGGCTTTTAACTGTGGGGGAAAAGGTGTTGGTGTTGTTCATAGAGCATAACCTGAGGTTGGAGAGGACCACTTGGGAGCCTGTAACCAAAACTAGAAGGTAACTTCTGGGATGGATGGAGGTTCTCTTGAGACAGTGCCAACCTAAATCTACCTCAGGTAAGTAGTTAGAGTACCTTTCAAGATTTCAGACCAAACGAGACACTTGTATTCAGTCAATGTATTCCTAtgctttaatgtttttgttttccctcaattctgaaataaacttttattctgAAAAACTCTATTT
This window contains:
- the ZNF322 gene encoding zinc finger protein 322 — translated: MCASEERYNQRTQKRKLYHVCPQKGKKIFIHVHEITQIDDQLYQCLEREQNLCERLALIMCERSHTGEKPYRCDMCEKTFVQSSELLSHQRVHNYEKPYKCSKCEKSFWHHLALSGHQRTHAGKKFYTCDICGKNFGQSSDLLVHQRSHTGEKPYLCSECDKCFSRSTNLIRHRRTHTGEKPFKCLECEKAFSGKSDLISHQRTHTGERPYKCNKCEKSYRHRSAFIVHKRVHTGEKPYKCGACEKCFGQKSDLIVHQRVHTGEKPYKCLECMRSFTRSANLIRHQATHTHTFKCLEYEKSFSCGSDLIVHQRIHMDEKPPQWSTCEGGFLLGMDFVAQQKMRTQTEELRYKYSVCDKSFHQSPALLQHQTIHIGEKPYICNMGDKGLELSPPHASEASQMS